Proteins encoded together in one Telopea speciosissima isolate NSW1024214 ecotype Mountain lineage chromosome 4, Tspe_v1, whole genome shotgun sequence window:
- the LOC122659819 gene encoding glucose-induced degradation protein 8 homolog isoform X1 produces the protein MELDPRQYEHIANNDNDVRNIVLSYLVHNCFKETAESFISCTGMKLPADYPVDMDKRKPIVHFALEGNALKAIELTEQLAHNLLEENKGLHFDLLSLHFVQLVCSRKCTEALEFAQTKLTPFGKVHKYVEKLEDFMTLLAYEEPEKSPMFHLLSLDYRQHVADNLNRAILAHANLPSYSAMERLIQQTTVVRQYLHQELGKANNGTYCVYIRSFGVIFWSRVQYNL, from the exons ATGGAGTTAGATCCTCGACAGTACGAGCACATT GCTAATAATGACAATGATGTCCGCAATATTGTCTTATCATATCTTGTACATAATTGCTTCAAAGAGACTGCAGAATCGTTCATTTCTTGCACTGGGATGAAACTTCCTGCTGATTATCCTGTTGACATGGACAAAAGAAAAC CAATTGTCCATTTTGCATTGGAGGGAAATGCTCTCAAGGCCATTGAATTGACAGAACAGCTGGCACACAACTTACTTGAGGAAAACAAGGGCCTTCATTTTGATCTATTGAGCCTTCATTTTGTTCAGCTTGTTTGCTCCAGAAAATG CACAGAAGCTCTGGAATTTGCTCAGACCAAGTTGACACCATTTGGGAAGGTTCACAAATATGTCGAGAAACTGGAG GACTTCATGACTTTGCTAGCTTATGAGGAGCCAGAAAAATCACCAATGTTTCATCTGCTTAGTTTGGATTACCGGCAGCATGTTGCAGATAATCTAAATAGAGCAATTCTGG CGCATGCTAACTTGCCTAGCTATTCTGCAATGGAAAGGTTGATACAACAAACCACAGTGGTCAGGCAATACTTGCATCAAGAGCTTGGAAAG GCAAACAATGGGACATATTGCGTTTACATCAGATCGTTTGGTGTAATATTTTGGTCACGGGTGCAGTATAATCTTTGA
- the LOC122659819 gene encoding glucose-induced degradation protein 8 homolog isoform X2 — protein MELDPRQYEHIANNDNDVRNIVLSYLVHNCFKETAESFISCTGMKLPADYPVDMDKRKPIVHFALEGNALKAIELTEQLAHNLLEENKGLHFDLLSLHFVQLVCSRKCTEALEFAQTKLTPFGKVHKYVEKLEDFMTLLAYEEPEKSPMFHLLSLDYRQHVADNLNRAILAHANLPSYSAMERLIQQTTVVRQYLHQELGKDGPPPFSLTSFLKS, from the exons ATGGAGTTAGATCCTCGACAGTACGAGCACATT GCTAATAATGACAATGATGTCCGCAATATTGTCTTATCATATCTTGTACATAATTGCTTCAAAGAGACTGCAGAATCGTTCATTTCTTGCACTGGGATGAAACTTCCTGCTGATTATCCTGTTGACATGGACAAAAGAAAAC CAATTGTCCATTTTGCATTGGAGGGAAATGCTCTCAAGGCCATTGAATTGACAGAACAGCTGGCACACAACTTACTTGAGGAAAACAAGGGCCTTCATTTTGATCTATTGAGCCTTCATTTTGTTCAGCTTGTTTGCTCCAGAAAATG CACAGAAGCTCTGGAATTTGCTCAGACCAAGTTGACACCATTTGGGAAGGTTCACAAATATGTCGAGAAACTGGAG GACTTCATGACTTTGCTAGCTTATGAGGAGCCAGAAAAATCACCAATGTTTCATCTGCTTAGTTTGGATTACCGGCAGCATGTTGCAGATAATCTAAATAGAGCAATTCTGG CGCATGCTAACTTGCCTAGCTATTCTGCAATGGAAAGGTTGATACAACAAACCACAGTGGTCAGGCAATACTTGCATCAAGAGCTTGGAAAG GATGGACCTCCACCATTTTCTTTAACGTCTTTTCTGAAGAGCTGA